A segment of the Flavobacterium azooxidireducens genome:
TTTTTCAGTGTTCAATGATCCAGTAATTTATGATTGTCAGTTAGTTAGTGAAAATAGGGGTTATTTAATTGGATTAAATGTAATAGGAGAATATAACTTTATTAAAAAAGTGTATTATTCAGATGATTTAGAAAATTGGATAGACACAGGTGCAACAACGCAAATGGAAAAACTTTATTTCATAAATAACGACGTTGGTATTGGTATTTCATCAGATGAAAATGCTCCAGGACCTCATTTAAAATTTTATCGTGTTTATGAAACCTTTGATGGAGGTCAAAACTGGAAATTAAGATATACCAGCAAAGGATATTTTGAAATTTGTAGAGATATTGATTTTTTTAACAAATCAGGAATTAGTTGTGGAACTAATAGGATTGTTCGCAAACATATTTTTGAATGATTATGTTTTTTTTGAAGTTTATTATATTTAGTAATAAAAGTGATTTTTAAATAGTTAATTCCATTGTATTCGTATTAAAATGAGTTTTTTTACTAATTTATTCGGGAATTCAGAAGAGGAAAATTCATCCAAAGCAGGATGGAGGATGCTAACCGATTTAGGTCAGCTTAATGAACTTATCGAATTATCCTATCAACAACCGGTTTTGATTTTTAAACATAGTACGCGATGCAGCATCAGTCGTTTTGCGTTGAAGAACTTTGAAAACGAATACGCTTTTTCAGAAGAAGATTTACAACCTTATTTTTTAGACTTATTAGAATACAGAACCCTTTCAAACGAAATTGCCAATCGATTTGACGTTATGCATCAATCACCACAAATCCTTTTGATTAAAAAAGGAAAATGTGTTTATGATGAATCGCACGATGGGATTGATGTTGGGAGTTTGAAGAGGATTTTGGGGTAGTTTACAGTCTCAGTCGCAGTTTTCAGGATTTAGTTATCACAAGGTTCTTCCATCAACTTGCTATTAAGATTTTTACAATTATCAGTACTTCAAAATTTTATTAATTTATCACAATAACAGCGACTGAGACTGTAAACTGCGACTGTAAACTGCGACTGTAAACTGCGACTGAGACTGCGACTGAGACTGCAAACTGCGACTGAGACTGCGACTGCGACTGCAAACTGCGACTGAAACTTACCTTCTAACCCTATTTCTACTAATAATATCCTTCAACTTCATTTTCAAATCCTCACCCGTATCATAAACCATTTGTTCGTTACTCGGAAACGGAACCGCTCTTCGTCCAAAATACGAAATAAATTGTTCGTCAAAAGCTCGTCGATCACCACGAACAGTGGCATAAATATGTTCAAAAATAAACTCGCTTGCTAACGGATACGCATTAATCAACTGATTGTTATTAAAGTCAATATAATCCACTTTCGCCGTCACTTGACAAGCTTTGAATTGTGTAAACTGATAAGCCGTTCCTTTCACCGTTATAAATTTATCTACTTTTATCGCGTTGCCTAAACTATCGCGAACAATATTTCCATTTGCATCCACCAGATTTTTTACACCGTCTTTAATCTGTTTTTCTTGCGTAACTTCTTTTTCGCGAATTTGTTCAGGCGAAATATTAATTTCTCTGAAATTCAAAATAATTCCGAAATCATACACAATTCCTTGCTGTCTATTGCTGTGATAAACCGTCCATTTATCGTTTAAACCATAGGTGCTAAAATCCAATAAATCATTTTGTAAACGAACCGGAATCATTATATTCGTCTCGTTTTTTGTGTAAACGTGTACAAAATCAGTTCCTTTAAAACGAGCTTCTTCCAACAAACTGTTCACATCTTTAAAGCCCGGATTAATCTGATTCAAATAAACCAAATCATCCACAATATTTCTTGCTTGTAGTTTATTTGCGGACTTCAACGCATTTTTTGAGTTCGTATACAAATAATTAGAGAGAGCATTTTTGCTGTCCACAATTTCAGTTGAATAATTCTCCATCGGAAAAATCGCATCCCTGCCTTCGTTCAATAATTTCAGCGGAAGCAGCGGCCGAATCAACTCCTGTCGGTTGTTTAAATTTATATAGGTGTTAAAAATTTTCTCCAAATTCGCCGGATTCGCATCTTTCGACCACGTTTCAATATTTCGCAAATCACGCTCTTTCGCTTTGGCAAATGCCTCCTCAAGCAAATAAACATAATCCTGCTTTCCTTTCGCATTTTTGTTGCCACGCAAGCCACTCACCGCAGATTGAATCGCACCGTCATAATCGCCTGAAGTCAATCTGTTAGTCGTTTGCTTCACACCACATGAAGCCAAAATAAGAAGTACAAGCAAAAAAGTAATTTTTTTCATCTGTTAAAATTTTAGCAAATATATTATTTTTTTGAAGCTAATCCGGCTTTCCGTTCCAAGCTTTTTTGTCTTGTTGTTTTTTTCTAAGGCAAAAAAAGAGCTTCCTTTGGTCGCTTTTTTTCGCCAAGAAAAAATACAACAAGACTGCAAAAGGCTTTCCACTACACTCCGGGCTAGAAATCTGTGCTATCAAAGAAGTAAAAGGAGAAAATAGAGAAAAGAAAATAGACGAAAGACGAAAGACAAAAGAAAGTAAGTAAGATATAATCCTGCATATCCATCTCGTCTCCCCCTCCTTCGGAGGGGGTCGGGGGAGGAAAAAAAAAACTCCGGTCAAAAACCGGAGCCAATTTTTATTTTCTCACAAAAGCCGGAAGCAACTTACTCGAAACTTCGCCAAACCCAATCCTAAACTGACTGTTTTTGCAGTAACCTTTCATCGTAACCGTATCATTATCATCAATAAATTTTCGTTCGGTTCCATTTGATAACTTGATTGGGTTTTTTCCTCCCCAAGTCAGTTCTAACATCGATCCAAAACTTTCAGGAGTTGGTCCGGAAATCGTTCCCGAACCCATCATATCGCCCGAATTCACTTTACAACCATTGGAAGTATGATGAGTCAATTGTTGAGCCATCGACCAATACATATATTTAAAATTCGATTTGCTAATTAAATTTGATTCGCCATCTTTAGGAGTTAAATATACTTCTAAATTAATGTCAAATGCTTTTTTTCCTTTTTGTTGTAAATAAGGAAGTGGAGCAGGTTCTTGTTGTGGACCTTTCGTTCTAAAAGGTTCCAACGCATCCATAGTAACAATCCACGGCGAAATGGACGAGGCAAAATTCTTCGCCAAAAATGGTCCGAGTGGCACATATTCCCATTTTTGAATATCTCTTGCACTCCAGTCATTCAACAAAACCATTCCGAAAATATAATCTTCCGCTTCTGAAACCGGAATATTTTCGCCCATAATATTAGCATCAGTTGTAATAAAAGCCATTTCCAATTCAAAATCCACTAATCGTGAAGGACCAAAAACCGGCTGTGTATCGCCATTTGGCAATGTTTGTCCCATCGGACGGTGCACCGGAATGCCTGACGGAATAATCGTAGAACTTCTTCCGTGATAACCCACCGGAATATGTAACCAGTTTGGCAATAACGCATTTTCAGGATCACGAAACATTTTCCCCACATTGGTAGCATGTTCTTTACTGGAATAAAAATCAGTGTAATCGCCAATCAAAACCGGCAATTGCATTTCAACTTCATTAATATCAAAAATAATGATATCTCGATGAGCTTTATTATCTCTTAATTTTGGATTTTCACTGTCAAATAAATCGCCAATTCGGTTTCTCACCAATCGCCACGTTTTCTTTCCATCCGAAATAAAATCATTCAACGTGTCTTGCATAAACATATCGTCGGTCAATTCAATGCCTTCAAAA
Coding sequences within it:
- the ytxJ gene encoding bacillithiol system redox-active protein YtxJ, coding for MSFFTNLFGNSEEENSSKAGWRMLTDLGQLNELIELSYQQPVLIFKHSTRCSISRFALKNFENEYAFSEEDLQPYFLDLLEYRTLSNEIANRFDVMHQSPQILLIKKGKCVYDESHDGIDVGSLKRILG
- the fahA gene encoding fumarylacetoacetase; translation: MPITANNPNRKSWIDVQTDSDFPIQNIPFGVFLTKDDIITIGTRIGNCAIDLGAMQQLNYFEGIELTDDMFMQDTLNDFISDGKKTWRLVRNRIGDLFDSENPKLRDNKAHRDIIIFDINEVEMQLPVLIGDYTDFYSSKEHATNVGKMFRDPENALLPNWLHIPVGYHGRSSTIIPSGIPVHRPMGQTLPNGDTQPVFGPSRLVDFELEMAFITTDANIMGENIPVSEAEDYIFGMVLLNDWSARDIQKWEYVPLGPFLAKNFASSISPWIVTMDALEPFRTKGPQQEPAPLPYLQQKGKKAFDINLEVYLTPKDGESNLISKSNFKYMYWSMAQQLTHHTSNGCKVNSGDMMGSGTISGPTPESFGSMLELTWGGKNPIKLSNGTERKFIDDNDTVTMKGYCKNSQFRIGFGEVSSKLLPAFVRK